In one Nicotiana sylvestris chromosome 8, ASM39365v2, whole genome shotgun sequence genomic region, the following are encoded:
- the LOC104240295 gene encoding actin-depolymerizing factor 10-like produces MANSASGIAVSDDCKLKFLELKAKRNHRYLVFKIEESVQQVVVEKVGGQAETHDDFASSLPPNECRYAVFDYDWTTNENVQKSRIFFVAWSPETARVRSKMLYASSKDRFRRELDGVQVELQATDPSEMSLDTFIGRVTH; encoded by the exons ATG GCCAATTCGGCATCGGGAATAGCAGTGAGCGATGACTGCAAGCTGAAATTCTTGGAATTGAAAGCAAAAAGGAACCACAGATACCTAGTGTTCAAGATTGAGGAATCTGTGCAACAAGTTGTGGTTGAAAAAGTAGGAGGACAGGCAGAGACACATGATGATTTTGCTAGCAGCTTGCCTCCCAATGAGTGCCGTTATGCTGTTTTTGACTATGACTGGACTACTAACGAAAATGTCCAGAAAAGCAGGATCTTTTTTGTTGCTTG GTCACCAGAGACAGCAAGGGTAAGAAGTAAGATGCTGTATGCAAGTTCAAAAGACAGATTCAGGAGAGAATTAGATGGTGTCCAGGTTGAGTTGCAAGCTACTGATCCAAGTGAGATGAGTTTGGACACATTCATTGGAAGAGTAACCCATTAA